The Neomonachus schauinslandi chromosome 11, ASM220157v2, whole genome shotgun sequence genome contains a region encoding:
- the ALDH3B2 gene encoding LOW QUALITY PROTEIN: aldehyde dehydrogenase family 3 member B2 (The sequence of the model RefSeq protein was modified relative to this genomic sequence to represent the inferred CDS: inserted 1 base in 1 codon; substituted 1 base at 1 genomic stop codon), producing the protein MKDEPVAKSLVMRLDPAFVRKEPLGLVLIIAPWNYPVHLTLVPLVGALAAGNCMVLKPSELSKGTEKVLAKVLPQYLDQNCFALVLGGPQETRQLLEHKFDYIFFTGSPRVGRIVMAAAAKHLTPVTLELGGKNPCYVDDDCDPQTVANRVAWFRYFNSGQTCVAPDYVLCSPDTQERLLPALQRAITRFYGEDPQSSPSLGRIISEKHFRRLRGPLGCGRVVIGGQSDESDRYIAPTVLVDVQETEPVMQEEIFGPILPIVNVRSLDEAIDFINRREKPLALHAFSNSNXVVTQMLDRTSSGIFXGNQGFIHLILPSLPLGGVGNSGMGRYRGKFSFDTFSHHRASLLSPSGLEKLSEFHYPPYTDSRQPLIGWALGSHSCTLL; encoded by the exons ATGAAGGATGAGCCCGTAGCCAAGAGCCTGGTGA TGCGGCTGGACCCGGCCTTCGTCCGGAAGGAGCCCTTGGGCCTGGTGCTCATCATCGCCCCCTGGAACTACCCTGTGCACTTGACCCTGGTGCCGCTAGTGGGTGCCCTCGCCGCAG GGAACTGCATGGTGCTGAAGCCATCAGAATTAAGTAAGGGCACAGAGAAGGTCCTGGCTAAGGTCCTGCCTCAATACTTGGACCAG AACTGCTTTGCCCTGGTGCTGGGAGGACCCCAGGAAACCCGGCAGCTGCTGGAGCACAAGTTCGACTACATCTTCTTCACTG GGAGCCCCCGAGTGGGCAGGATCGTCATGGCTGCCGCCGCCAAGCACCTGACACCCGTCACGCTGGAGCTGGGGGGCAAGAACCCCTGCTACGTGGACGACGACTGCGACCCCCAGACCGTGGCCAACCGCGTGGCCTGGTTCCGCTACTTCAACAGCGGCCAGACCTGCGTGGCCCCCGACTACGTCCTGTGCAGCCCGGACACGCAGGAGCGGCTGCTGCCCGCCCTGCAGAGGGCCATCACCCGCTTCTACGGCGAGGACCCCCAGAGCTCCCCGAGCCTGGGCCGCATCATCAGCGAGAAGCACTTCCGGCGGCTCCGGGGCCCGCTGGGCTGTGGCCGCGTGGTCATCGGCGGCCAGAGCGACGAGAGCGACCGCTACATCG CCCCCACGGTGCTGGTGGACGTGCAGGAGACCGAGCCGGTGATGCAGGAGGAGATCTTCGGCCCCATCCTGCCCATCGTGAACGTGAGGAGCCTGGACGAGGCCATCGACTTCATCAACCGTCGGGAGAAGCCCCTGGCCCTGCATGCCTTCTCCAACAGCAATTAG gtAGTGACCCAGATGCTGGATCGGACCAGCAGCGGCATTT AAGGCAACCAGGGCTTCATTCACCTGATTCTGCCGTCCCTGCCGCTGGGGGGGGTTG GTAACAGTGGCATGGGAAGATACCGCGGCAAGTTCTCCTTCGACACCTTCTCCCACCACCGTGCCAGTCTGCTCTCCCCCTCGGGCCTGGAGAAGCTCAGTGAATTCCACTACCCGCCCTACACTGACAGCAGGCAGCCGCTGATAGGCTGGGCCTTGGGCTCCCACAGCTGCACCCTTCTGTGA